Proteins from a single region of Amycolatopsis sp. CA-230715:
- a CDS encoding helix-turn-helix domain-containing protein produces the protein MEDHKIVQRNIELQREWYGEPLGDRVRRLVVAFDVSQAFLAEVLGISAPMLSQVMSGRRAKIGNPVVLARMIMLERKCLTPDVASGRREALLAALEDVRDARPTVGRDSFPVAAAETPSPGSTEDGAILVALREVAEHEDLVEAAKRLDDDFPAIADLLRRAGRGR, from the coding sequence GTGGAGGACCACAAGATCGTCCAGCGGAACATCGAGCTGCAGCGCGAGTGGTACGGGGAGCCGCTCGGGGACAGGGTGCGCAGGCTCGTGGTCGCGTTCGACGTGTCGCAGGCGTTCCTGGCCGAGGTGCTCGGCATCAGCGCGCCGATGCTGAGCCAAGTGATGAGCGGGCGGCGGGCGAAGATCGGCAACCCGGTCGTACTGGCCAGGATGATCATGCTGGAGCGCAAGTGCCTCACCCCCGACGTCGCTTCGGGGCGCCGTGAAGCACTGCTCGCCGCGCTCGAAGACGTCCGCGACGCGCGCCCGACGGTGGGCAGGGACAGCTTCCCGGTCGCCGCCGCGGAAACGCCGTCGCCCGGCTCGACCGAGGACGGGGCGATCCTCGTCGCGCTGCGCGAGGTCGCCGAGCACGAGGACCTCGTCGAAGCGGCCAAGCGGCTCGACGACGACTTCCCCGCGATCGCGGACCTGCTCCGCCGTGCCGGGCGAGGCAGGTAA
- a CDS encoding bifunctional riboflavin kinase/FAD synthetase: MQRWRGLSDLPGGWGRCVVTIGVFDGVHRGHQALIRRTVEVARERGLPSVVLTFDPHPSEVVRPGSHPAQLTTLRRKAELVEGLGVDVFAVLPFTPELSRLPAHEFVHEMLVDKLHAAAVIVGENFTFGAKAAGDVALLRTLGKRFGFVAQGAELQGGTLQPDQPAEPGEITFSSTYVRSCIDAGDVAAAAEALGRPHRLEGIVVRGDGRGHDLGYPTANLSSPRYSAVPADGIYAAWFTRASAPDRPLKAAVSVGTNPTFSGRERRVEAFVLDVDEDFYGQHVAVDFVERLRGMVKFSSSEELVEQMDDDVVRTRKLLG; this comes from the coding sequence GTGCAGCGTTGGCGAGGGTTGTCGGATCTCCCCGGTGGGTGGGGTCGGTGCGTGGTCACCATCGGTGTCTTCGACGGGGTGCACCGCGGGCACCAGGCCCTGATCCGCAGAACGGTCGAGGTGGCACGGGAACGCGGGCTGCCCAGCGTGGTGCTCACCTTCGACCCGCATCCGTCCGAAGTGGTCCGCCCCGGCAGCCACCCGGCGCAGCTGACCACGTTGCGCCGCAAGGCGGAGCTCGTGGAAGGCCTCGGCGTCGACGTGTTCGCGGTGCTGCCGTTCACCCCGGAGCTCTCGCGGCTGCCCGCGCACGAGTTCGTGCACGAGATGCTGGTGGACAAGCTGCACGCGGCCGCGGTGATCGTGGGGGAGAACTTCACCTTCGGCGCGAAGGCCGCGGGAGACGTCGCGCTGCTGCGCACGCTCGGGAAGCGGTTCGGGTTCGTCGCGCAGGGCGCCGAGCTCCAGGGCGGCACGCTGCAGCCGGACCAGCCCGCCGAGCCCGGGGAGATCACGTTCTCCTCGACCTACGTCCGGTCGTGCATCGACGCCGGTGACGTCGCCGCGGCCGCCGAGGCGCTCGGCAGGCCGCACCGGCTCGAAGGGATCGTCGTGCGCGGCGACGGGCGCGGCCACGACCTCGGCTACCCGACCGCGAACCTGTCGAGCCCGCGGTACTCGGCGGTGCCCGCGGACGGGATCTACGCGGCGTGGTTCACCCGCGCCAGCGCGCCGGACCGGCCGTTGAAGGCCGCCGTCTCGGTGGGCACGAACCCGACGTTCTCCGGCCGTGAGCGGCGGGTCGAGGCGTTCGTGCTCGACGTCGACGAGGACTTCTACGGCCAGCACGTCGCGGTCGACTTCGTCGAGCGGCTGCGGGGCATGGTGAAGTTCTCCTCGTCGGAGGAGCTGGTGGAGCAGATGGACGACGACGTCGTGCGGACGAGAAAGCTGCTCGGCTGA
- the truB gene encoding tRNA pseudouridine(55) synthase TruB, whose product MSHPKGPRRPPPPPGLLVVDKPPGMTSHDVVARVRRIMGTRKVGHAGTLDPMATGVLVLGIERATKLLGHLALDRKTYLATIVLGSSTTTDDADGEQLAEASADAVAAVTDEAVAAGIATLTGDIQQVPSAVSAVKVDGKRAYARVRAGEELDLPPRPVTVYRFDLLAARREGGTIELDAVVDCSSGTYVRALARDLGAGLGVGGHLGALRRTTVGPFALAAARTLEQLEEKPELSFSLDEAVAKAFPRRDVGTGLAKAVQYGQRVPPAGIDGTYGVFDPNGRVLALAVDEGGVARSVVVLSPA is encoded by the coding sequence GTGTCCCACCCGAAAGGTCCCCGTCGTCCCCCGCCACCGCCAGGACTCCTGGTCGTCGACAAGCCGCCGGGGATGACCTCCCACGACGTCGTCGCGCGCGTCCGGCGCATCATGGGCACCCGCAAGGTCGGCCACGCCGGCACGCTCGACCCGATGGCCACCGGCGTGCTCGTGCTCGGCATCGAACGGGCCACCAAGCTCCTCGGGCACCTCGCGCTGGACCGCAAGACCTACCTCGCGACGATCGTCCTCGGCTCCTCGACCACCACCGACGACGCCGACGGCGAGCAACTCGCCGAAGCGTCGGCCGACGCGGTCGCCGCGGTGACCGACGAGGCCGTCGCCGCCGGGATCGCGACGCTGACCGGGGACATCCAGCAGGTGCCCAGCGCGGTCAGCGCGGTCAAGGTCGACGGCAAGCGCGCCTATGCCCGCGTCCGCGCGGGCGAGGAGCTCGATCTGCCGCCGCGCCCGGTCACGGTGTACCGGTTCGACCTCCTCGCCGCTCGCCGCGAAGGGGGCACGATCGAACTCGACGCGGTAGTGGACTGCTCGTCGGGCACCTACGTGCGCGCGCTGGCCAGGGATCTCGGCGCCGGGCTCGGCGTCGGCGGCCACCTCGGCGCGTTGCGGCGCACCACCGTCGGCCCGTTCGCGCTCGCCGCCGCGCGCACGCTCGAACAGCTCGAAGAGAAGCCGGAACTGTCCTTTTCGCTCGACGAGGCGGTCGCGAAGGCTTTCCCGCGCCGCGACGTCGGCACCGGGCTCGCCAAGGCGGTCCAATATGGACAGAGGGTGCCGCCGGCCGGGATCGACGGCACCTACGGGGTGTTCGATCCGAACGGCCGCGTGCTGGCGCTCGCCGTCGACGAAGGCGGCGTGGCCCGTTCGGTCGTCGTGCTCAGCCCGGCATAA